In Rhodothermales bacterium, a single genomic region encodes these proteins:
- a CDS encoding M1 family metallopeptidase: MLVVVLVTVAGCSGRRPSESDPPAYRPRVIQPRTAPTPTPAEAAAEVLPAYLPPAYRVIRNPDEAFVEPVSNYDLLHSTLDLRFDFPGERVLGVATHRLRTLVNGMTRLGFDGRDMEIHDASLIQTDGSRVPLEIQYDGHTLALIPPQPLGVDTFDVAIAYTAHPTRNGQRLGMHFVDGAGTDSSKPTQVWTLGQPQDNRYWYPGWDYPNDLASVDLILTVPASYSTIANGGIIAQEQLADGLRRDHWRLSRSHASYLTSVVVGEFTTVLDRYARSDGSQVPLAYIVEPAYERLASFIFGETPRMMGVFEQAVGVAYPWSNYKQVTVRDFTARGMENTTATVMYEQLQHDERARLDFDGRDLIAHELAHQWFGNFIVPRNWAHLPLNEGFASYFERVYIEQSAGMDEAQAHTIEQRTAYLQEAASMRRPIIWYGYDDPNALYDRHTYEKMAMVLHQLRFELGEVLWWNGVRRYVRDYASRHVVADDLRKAMEQASGRNLGFFFNQWLQQPGHPEIEVDHTFFANRGLYEVRVRQVQDSVLFPAFRFDVQVELNLQGGTAPFTQRFTVSNRDTTFRFALAGDVSFVRFDAGDWLLADIRETKDRDEWVRQAQGDDEMAGRYDAVLALGALEPETPTRDALLRVLSVDASETVREASASALAAYAGDPFVREALAGVTRSDASSIVRKAALIALSRYADSVLLAALRGTLSDPSYQLMAESVRLMARSYPDETLDAVRGLFDVESWQHVVELALIEAYGTIAAPEGIAYLEARLDPSEPEEVRAAAADALGMIARAQPAVGAGVGQALVALLDDGVEIERFSAAQALRAVNVAPLRDDIQRCLAKETSPRVREQLQQLTGFR; the protein is encoded by the coding sequence GTACCGGGTGATCCGCAACCCGGACGAGGCCTTCGTCGAGCCGGTCAGCAACTACGACCTGCTCCACTCCACACTCGACCTCCGGTTCGACTTCCCCGGGGAGCGCGTCCTGGGCGTTGCGACGCATCGGCTGCGCACGCTCGTCAATGGAATGACCCGTCTCGGATTCGACGGGCGTGACATGGAAATCCACGACGCGAGCCTGATCCAGACGGACGGCTCCCGGGTTCCGCTGGAAATCCAGTATGACGGGCACACGCTAGCCCTCATCCCGCCACAGCCCCTGGGCGTCGATACGTTCGATGTCGCCATCGCTTACACGGCCCATCCCACCCGCAACGGGCAACGGCTGGGGATGCACTTCGTCGACGGCGCAGGCACCGACTCCTCCAAGCCGACGCAGGTATGGACGCTCGGTCAGCCCCAGGATAACCGCTACTGGTATCCGGGATGGGATTATCCAAACGACCTCGCGTCGGTGGACCTCATCCTTACCGTGCCGGCCTCGTATTCGACGATCGCCAACGGGGGGATCATCGCCCAGGAGCAACTGGCCGACGGCCTCCGGCGCGACCATTGGCGCCTCTCTCGCTCCCATGCCTCTTACCTCACCAGCGTCGTGGTGGGTGAATTCACGACCGTGCTCGATCGATATGCCCGTAGCGACGGCAGCCAGGTGCCGCTGGCCTATATCGTCGAGCCGGCGTACGAGCGTCTCGCCTCGTTCATTTTTGGCGAGACGCCGCGCATGATGGGCGTGTTCGAGCAGGCGGTCGGAGTGGCGTACCCGTGGTCCAACTACAAACAGGTCACCGTGCGCGATTTCACGGCGCGCGGCATGGAGAATACCACCGCCACGGTGATGTACGAACAGCTCCAGCACGACGAGCGTGCGCGGCTGGACTTCGACGGCCGCGATCTTATCGCTCATGAACTCGCCCACCAGTGGTTCGGCAATTTTATTGTGCCCCGCAACTGGGCCCATCTGCCGCTGAACGAAGGTTTCGCGAGTTACTTCGAGCGCGTGTACATCGAACAGAGCGCCGGCATGGACGAGGCGCAGGCCCATACCATCGAACAACGCACGGCGTACCTGCAGGAGGCCGCGTCGATGCGCCGTCCAATCATCTGGTACGGATACGACGACCCCAACGCCCTCTACGACCGCCATACATACGAGAAGATGGCGATGGTCCTCCATCAACTCCGGTTCGAACTGGGCGAGGTGTTGTGGTGGAATGGGGTTCGGCGGTACGTACGCGACTACGCCTCGCGCCATGTCGTTGCCGACGACCTCCGCAAGGCGATGGAGCAGGCGTCGGGGCGCAATCTGGGTTTCTTCTTTAATCAATGGCTCCAGCAGCCCGGGCACCCTGAAATAGAAGTCGATCACACGTTTTTTGCCAACCGCGGGCTGTACGAAGTGCGGGTGCGCCAGGTGCAGGACAGCGTGCTGTTCCCAGCGTTTCGGTTTGACGTCCAGGTCGAGCTGAACCTGCAAGGCGGCACGGCCCCCTTCACCCAGCGATTCACCGTGTCAAATCGCGACACCACATTCCGCTTTGCGCTTGCCGGTGATGTGTCGTTCGTACGGTTCGACGCCGGCGACTGGCTGTTGGCGGATATTCGGGAGACGAAAGATCGCGACGAGTGGGTGCGTCAAGCCCAGGGGGATGATGAGATGGCCGGCCGGTACGATGCCGTCCTGGCGCTCGGCGCGCTGGAGCCGGAAACCCCGACGCGCGATGCCCTGCTGCGCGTCCTTTCCGTCGACGCCAGCGAGACCGTTCGTGAGGCCTCCGCTTCCGCTCTCGCCGCCTACGCTGGAGACCCGTTTGTACGCGAGGCGCTGGCCGGCGTCACCCGCTCCGACGCCTCGTCCATCGTCCGAAAGGCCGCGCTCATCGCCCTGTCGCGGTATGCGGACAGTGTCTTGCTGGCGGCGTTGCGGGGCACGCTGAGCGATCCGTCGTATCAGCTGATGGCCGAAAGTGTGCGTCTGATGGCGCGATCGTACCCCGACGAAACGCTCGACGCCGTGCGGGGGCTGTTTGATGTCGAGAGCTGGCAACATGTCGTCGAACTCGCCCTGATCGAGGCCTACGGAACGATCGCTGCGCCGGAAGGGATCGCCTACCTGGAGGCCCGGCTCGATCCGAGCGAACCGGAGGAGGTGCGTGCGGCGGCGGCGGATGCTCTGGGCATGATTGCTCGAGCACAGCCCGCCGTGGGCGCCGGCGTGGGGCAGGCGCTCGTCGCCCTCCTGGACGATGGCGTCGAAATCGAACGATTCTCCGCCGCGCAGGCCCTCCGCGCCGTGAACGTGGCGCCGCTGCGCGACGATATCCAGCGGTGTCTCGCGAAGGAAACGTCTCCGCGTGTCCGCGAGCAGCTTCAACAATTGACCGGATTCCGATAA